Sequence from the Candidatus Palauibacter scopulicola genome:
CGACCGCCCGATCGGCGGCAGCCGTGAGTTCCGCGACGAAGGCCCCGGAGTCGCCCAGCACGTCGGCGGGCCCCGCCAGCGCCTCGGCGAGTCCGCGCCGCTCGGCCTCAAGCGTCCCTTGCAGGGCCTCGGGTGCGGACGTCAGCTCCGCCACGCGCCGACGACCTTCGTCGAGCGCCGACTCGAGCTCCGACATCACCCCGCTCACCCGCTCCATCGTTTCCGCCCAAGCGGTGGCCAGCCGGCCCCCGATGGACGAAATCTCGAGACTCGCTTCGAGCAGGTTGCGGTACAGTTCCAGCCGGTTGGCGGACTCGCGGGCCCAGCGATCCCAGCCTTCCGCCCATGCCGAATCCGGGTCCCGGTGCCGGGGGTGGGGCGGATCGCGCGCAACGAACGTGCCGGCGACCGCCACCGTCGCCTTGAGGATCCGGACCGCACGGCGGTCCGCATCGGCGGGTGCGGGTCCGGCGGCCGAGCCCAGACCGTCCGCCGCCGGCAGGAGTTCGCCCTGAAGCGCCCGGCCCGCCGCCGCCAGCCGGCCCGGGTAGGCGGACGTGCGCCCCCCCTCCGGGTGGAGGGCCGCCTCGATCCACGCGTCGAAGGCGCGCTCCAGGCCGCCCAGCCAGACGGCCCGCCGGCGCTGACTCACCCGGCAGGCGCGCGCCTGCCGTGGGAAAACGACCCCATCGAGGTGCCGCCGGGCGAGGCCGGCGACCGGGACCTCGTGCGTCACCCGCCGCCAGACGATGGGCCGGAGCGCGCGGGCGAGGAGGCGCTTCGCGTCGATCCCGCCCCGGGCATCGCGCGCGCGTCGGAGCGCATCCGCGGCGAGGGGCACGTCGGCCTTCGCCGGGAGTTCCTCCACGCCCGCCTCCGCTTCGGCGCGAGCAGCCGACAGCGACGCCCGCAGACCGGCGGCCAGCGGCGCGCGGCGGATGGCCCGACACAACGGCTTCAGGACCTCGTCGGAGGCCGCCCGGAGGTATCGGTCCGCCGCGTCCGGTCGACGCGACTCCTCCCCGTCTGCACCCCCGGGGCCGACGTCCGCCTCGAGTTCCGCCAGCGCCTTCGCGTGTATTCTGGACGCACGGCCCAACGCGCGGCGGATCGGAGCCCAATCGTCTTCCTCGTACCGCCGCCAGACGTCCCGGAAGGGTCGATGCACGGCTTCGGCGATCCGGTCGGCGATCTCCGCGTCGTTTGCCGGGCCGGACGCGCGGCGGCCCAGGTCGCCGAGGTCTGCCGGGTTGCCGTTGCCCGCGTTCATGCGCGCAGACCTCCGCCCGCGGCCGACGGGTCCGGATCGGTCGGCGCGGTCGTTTCCACCGCGGGATACAGATCCCGCTCGGCGACGAGGCCCGCCGCCCGGAAACCAGCCCGCGCCCGCTCCGTGACGTCGCTCTGGAAGAGGAACTCGAAGCGTGGATCCAGTACGTACGCCTTTATCCTGATGCGCGTGAGGAACGTCGTCCGGAACTCGTCGCCGACAAGTACGACGATGGGTTTCTCGAGGAAGACGTACCTGGACGTGACCGCCGCGTCGAACGCGATTCCCCTCGCTTTCCGCTCGTCCACGCGTCCCGGCAGATAGAGGTCCGTCACCACCTGGCAATGGAGTTGCCCCGCGTTCGCGTTCGCGACGGATTCCTGCACCACCTGGGCGTTGGGCACCGACACCAGGTTGTCGTCGGCCGTCACGATGCGCGTGGAGCGGAGTCCGATGGAGACGACCTCACCGTAGGTCCCGCCCACCGAGATCTTGTCGCCGACCTGGAAGGGCTGGTCGAACACGACGATGAGGCCGCCGAACACGTTCTTGAGCAAATCCTGGGCGGCGAACCCCAGCGCCACACCCAGAGCGGCGCTCGCGGCCAGGATTCCCTGGGCGTCGACGCGGAAGACCGTGCGGAGGATCAGGTAGGCCGCGATCGCCCAGAGGAGCATGCGGCTGATGGGGATGAGCGACTTGAAGGCGAGACGGCGCCGGACGCTCCGCTCGGCGAGCGCCTCCAGCGTCCAGACCAGGACCCGGATCAGCAGATGGAAGATGACGATGACGACGAGCGACCAGAAGATGCCGACGCCGAGACCCCGTACCTCTTCTCCCGCTTCCTCGAGATCCAGTGCCGGAAGCGCCGTGGACGACGTGTCCCCGGTGGTCGCGGGAGGGACGGGGGCCTGCAGCGAATCCAGCCGGGCAAGGATCCGCTCCTGGGCCAGCGCCAGCGCCTCCAGCCGGATCCCGATCGAATCCTGAGCCAGGGGCGGCGCCTGCTGCCCTGACGCTGCGGCCGGCGCTTCGGGTCCTGCCGCCTCCGGGTCAGTCGTCTCGGGTGGTGCGAGCGCGTCAGCCGATCCGGGCCCGGGCGCCGGGCCGGCCTCGGCCCCCGCGGGCGTGGCCGCCGGTTCGGCGGCGACCGGCGGCGGGGCGTCCGACCGACAGCCGGCGGACAAGCCGGACAGCAGGAGCGGAAGGAAGACGGCGGTCCTTCCAAGTCGTGGAACCAACCCACCGGATCGCCTGACCATGCCGGCTAATGTGCGGGGACGGTGAGCCTCCCGACAATCACCCCTCGAGTCAGAAGTTGGCGACGAGCGCGATGGTCAGCGTGGAGTCGAGCTTGTGGCGCGGGACGAGGACCGTCGTGCCGGTCGGCGTTCCGGCGGGCCGCTCAAGGGGAGCCCGCGTGAGGGCCGGTACGTTGTCCCACACCAGCCGGAGTCCCGTCTTGACGGCCAGCGAGGAGTTGATGTCGACGGCGAGGGAGGTCGCGAAGTCCGCTCGAAGGTCCGCCGCGTCCGTGAGGTTCTCGTCCAGGATCAGCACGCTCTCCAGGCTGGCCGTCGGCGTCAGCCGCCGACGGAAGTCGGTGGAAACGCGCACCCCGCCGAAGCCGGAACTCTTTTCGGGATCGTCCACGACATCGTTCTGTGCGGTGAACGTGATGCCGTAGTCGCTCTTGAGCCGCGTGGTCTCGGTCTCGACCCACAGGTTCCCGATGCCGCCGACGAGGGAAAGGCGGCTCTCGAATCCGGCGAAGGTGTTCCTTTCCCACGCTGCGCCCGTGGTGAGGTGGACATGGTCGGAGAAGGACCGCTCGTATTCTCCGCGCAGGAAGTAGTTTTCGGCCGTCGGCTTCGGGTCGGCGTCGCTGGTCACGGTGAAGTCCTCCTCCGTACCCACGGCGACGCGTCTCGTCGTCCCCGACTCGGTCCGAAGCCCGCCCGCGCGGAAGGAAATCTCACCGCCGGCCCATTCCCGCCGTGCGGTGCCGCCGAGACCGAAGGTGCGAACCGTGGAGTTTCCGGACGTGAAGAGCAGGCTCAACTCCGCGCTGTAGTTCCAGGCGGCAGCCTCCGGATCGCCTTCCTGTCCCTCCTGAACGAGTGCAACCGCCGGCGGCGGGACAGACCCGAGCGTCAATCCCAGGACAATGCCCAGCCGTGCAGGAAACCTCATCGCTCCCACCCCCCAGCCCGTGATCGGTACGAGAAACGGCGACCAAGGCTAGCCAGACGCGCTGCGCCGGGCCAGCTTCCAAAGACCGTACTATCCGTCCCCCTTCGAGGAGTTCCAGAAAGCATGTCCAGGTCAGACAGGCACCCCTTGGTGAACAGGAAGCTCCGCGGTCGCCGACTCCTCGCCGGCGCCATCGTGGCGGCATTCCCGCTGTCCCTCGCGGCGGCTCAGGATGCGCAGATCGCGGCGATCGACGCGCGCAGCGACCACTACGGGGGCGTGGCGCGCCAGATCTGGGAGTGGGCCGAGGTCGGCTACCAGGAGGAGAAGAGTTCCGAGCTGCTGAAGGGCGAACTCGAGGCGGCGGGGTTCTCGATCGAATCCGGCGTCGCCGACATGCCCACGGCGTTCGTGGCGAGCTACGGCTCCGGGGGTCCGGTCATCGGGATCCTGGCCGAGTACGACGCGCTGCCGGGCATCTCCCAGGACGCGGTGCCCGTGCGCTCCCCCATCATCATCGGAGGCGCGGGCCACGCGTGCGGACACCACCTGTTCGGCGCGGGCTCCGTGGCGGCGGCCATCGCGGTCAAGGAATGGCTGGAGGAGACGGGACACGAGGGGACGATCCGGCTCTATGGTACGCCCGCCGAGGAGGGAGGCGCGGGGAAGGTGTACATGGTGCGCGCGGGCCTGTTCGACGACGTGGATGTGGCGCTGCACTGGCATCCCGGCGCGCGGAACAGCGCGAGGGTGGGGCGCTCGCTGGCCAACAAGTCCGCCAAGTTCCGCTTCCGGGGCTACTCCGCGCACGCGGCGGGCGCGCCGGAGCGGGGACGGAGCGCGCTCGACGGGGTCGAGGCGATGAACCACATGGTGAACCTCATGCGCGAGCACGTTCCTCAGGAGACGCGCATCCACTACGTGATCACGCAGGGCGGGTTCGCGCCCAACGTCGTGCCGGACTTCGCGGAGGTCTACTACTACGTGCGGCACCCGGACGCCCCCACCGTGCTCAGCTTGTTCGAGCGCGTGGCGCGCGCCGCCGAGGGCGCCGCGATGGGTACCGGGACCGGGATGGAATACGAGGTGATCCACGGGCTCTACGACCTCGTGCCCAACGTCGCCCTCGGACGGGTAATGGACGCGAACCTGCGCAAGGTGGGGGGCGTGGAGTACACGGAGGCGGAGCGGGCTTTCGCCCAGCAGATCCAGGACTCCTTCGTGGGCGGTTCCGGCCGGCCGCTGGGCTCCGAGGCCGAGATCGAGGAGTTCGGGGTGGACCCCGCGGGCGGCGGATCGACCGATGTCGGCGACGTGAGTTGGGTCGTGCCGACGACGGGGCTGTCGACGGCCACCTGGGTGCCGGGAACCTCGGCGCACAGCTGGCAGGCGGTGGCGGCCGGAGGCACCGACATCGGGACGAAGGGGATGATCGTCGCCGCGAAGACGCTCGCGCTGACGACGATCGAACTCTTCCAGAGCCCGGATGTGATCGCCGCCGCGTGGGAGGAACTGCGGGCGCACCGCGGCGCGGACTTCGAGTATTCCGCGCTGCTCGGCGACCGCCCGCCGCCGCTGGACTACCGCCGCTAGACCGACCGCTCGGCTCCGGTTTGCTCACCCGGAGCCGAGCGCCACGGCATTCGATCCGGACTGCCCGCCTAGTCCTTTCGCGGCGAGAGGCGGTCGACGAGGTCGTTCATCCAGCGGCCCGCCAGGTCCTTGCATCCGAGCCCGAAGGCGAGGGCCAGCGCGAAGCCGATCGCCGCGAGGATGATCAGGAAGGCGTCGCCCACGAACTGGACCTGAACCTGCTGCAGGGCCACGACCACGGCGAAGATGATTACGACAACCTGTGCGAACTGCCCCAGCACCTGGGCCTGCGCGATGCCCGCGTTGCTGGCCACGGCGCGGACCGTCGCCCCCAGAAAACCGGCAGCCAGGATCCCCAGAATCAGCACGACGATGGCCGTCACGATCGTGGGCAGGAAGCCGACGAGTCGCTGAAGCAACTCGGCGGTGGCGGTAAGTTGCAGCGCATTCAGCGCCGCCACCAGCACGACGAGCATGACGATCCAATAGGCCAGGGCTGCGACCAACTGGGAGAAGGTGCGCTCGATGCCACCCTTGGCCAGCATCTCCGCCAACTGGATCCGCTCGGCCAGGCTGTCCGCCTTTACGGCTCGAAGCAGTCGGATGAGCGCCATCTTGATCAGCCTGGCGACGATCCAGCCAACAACCAGGATCGCCACCACGGCCACCAGGTTGGGCAGAAACCCGACCAGTTGATC
This genomic interval carries:
- a CDS encoding mechanosensitive ion channel domain-containing protein, which encodes MVPRLGRTAVFLPLLLSGLSAGCRSDAPPPVAAEPAATPAGAEAGPAPGPGSADALAPPETTDPEAAGPEAPAAASGQQAPPLAQDSIGIRLEALALAQERILARLDSLQAPVPPATTGDTSSTALPALDLEEAGEEVRGLGVGIFWSLVVIVIFHLLIRVLVWTLEALAERSVRRRLAFKSLIPISRMLLWAIAAYLILRTVFRVDAQGILAASAALGVALGFAAQDLLKNVFGGLIVVFDQPFQVGDKISVGGTYGEVVSIGLRSTRIVTADDNLVSVPNAQVVQESVANANAGQLHCQVVTDLYLPGRVDERKARGIAFDAAVTSRYVFLEKPIVVLVGDEFRTTFLTRIRIKAYVLDPRFEFLFQSDVTERARAGFRAAGLVAERDLYPAVETTAPTDPDPSAAGGGLRA
- a CDS encoding DUF481 domain-containing protein, which translates into the protein MRFPARLGIVLGLTLGSVPPPAVALVQEGQEGDPEAAAWNYSAELSLLFTSGNSTVRTFGLGGTARREWAGGEISFRAGGLRTESGTTRRVAVGTEEDFTVTSDADPKPTAENYFLRGEYERSFSDHVHLTTGAAWERNTFAGFESRLSLVGGIGNLWVETETTRLKSDYGITFTAQNDVVDDPEKSSGFGGVRVSTDFRRRLTPTASLESVLILDENLTDAADLRADFATSLAVDINSSLAVKTGLRLVWDNVPALTRAPLERPAGTPTGTTVLVPRHKLDSTLTIALVANF
- a CDS encoding amidohydrolase, which translates into the protein MAAIDARSDHYGGVARQIWEWAEVGYQEEKSSELLKGELEAAGFSIESGVADMPTAFVASYGSGGPVIGILAEYDALPGISQDAVPVRSPIIIGGAGHACGHHLFGAGSVAAAIAVKEWLEETGHEGTIRLYGTPAEEGGAGKVYMVRAGLFDDVDVALHWHPGARNSARVGRSLANKSAKFRFRGYSAHAAGAPERGRSALDGVEAMNHMVNLMREHVPQETRIHYVITQGGFAPNVVPDFAEVYYYVRHPDAPTVLSLFERVARAAEGAAMGTGTGMEYEVIHGLYDLVPNVALGRVMDANLRKVGGVEYTEAERAFAQQIQDSFVGGSGRPLGSEAEIEEFGVDPAGGGSTDVGDVSWVVPTTGLSTATWVPGTSAHSWQAVAAGGTDIGTKGMIVAAKTLALTTIELFQSPDVIAAAWEELRAHRGADFEYSALLGDRPPPLDYRR